The Candida dubliniensis CD36 chromosome 2, complete sequence genome contains a region encoding:
- a CDS encoding serine/threonine-protein kinase, putative (Similar to S. cerevisiae STE11;~In S. cerevisiae: signal transducing MEK kinase involved in pheromone response and pseudohyphal/invasive growth pathways where it phosphorylates Ste7p, and the high osmolarity response pathway, via phosphorylation of Pbs2p; regulated by Ste20p and Ste50p.) produces the protein MTEINDSTENIARIDRNDAKELKHWLVKANCQHHYSKFIENGITMDLLPELDTGSLKELGITKLGDRLRLEIAISNLKADNLKELISVDEIYQLLNLNTRTNGSLTNLNNNNNSLLDVSNSNEGTLTQLSQNNSSNNLPISSMNSSTNNINGNTNNSNTGNVVGSGTSSKDASKNITFILQDGSTKRVNVTGCFNAQAIKRRVLKKLGFKPDEVQFDTYVHSVPHGVENVLYGKTEPTITLLYDVELVTICYSPERLEKYRIMLVPKNEPPTPAAIETSKKIMSKYKKQVSGSKAELQEEVNQLHTKDVQAHRSTLRNFFGQRPPSELISSNLAEYFPDTRQKDLEQTVRNSVRHSVRLSRRFNLPAGAFSSSVYSLNKRQSILSNSTGFPSNRTMSISSGEQQSGIFNTSGGGSGGLRRAQRTIGDVMVNSITAIDEVVNSNDTFSVFNKPSTSFSHQSTQPLNNHDSRSIISSKSLSGGTALHRISISPNYNDNPAHDRHSTIELLNPSDSEGEDGEEYGEFGTSDFAGLSSSSGENGPPENWLKGARIGSGSFGTVYLGMNPFTGELMAVKQIPLVNENGNNNTENMQKSMQEQQREMMLLKELNHENIVRYFGSTTDENFLNIFLEYVPGGSVQSMLNSYGPFEEPLIRNFIRQVLIGLSYLHGEDIIHRDIKGANILIDIKGTVKIGDFGISKKVSAIDEEDEDFKKTGKRASLQGSVFWMAPEVVKQTTYTKKADIWSVGCLIVEMFTGRHPFPELSQMQALFKIGNHITPQIPEWCTNEAKEFLKKTFEINFEMRPDAIELLAEQFLNPLIMSKQ, from the coding sequence ATGAcagaaattaatgattctaCAGAAAACATAGCTCGAATAGATCGAAATGATGCAAAGGAATTAAAACATTGGCTAGTGAAGGCAAACTGCCAACATCACTATtccaaatttattgaaaatgggATTACCATGGATTTGCTACCAGAATTAGATACAGGTTCATTAAAGGAATTGGGTATTACGAAATTAGGAGACCGGTTAAGATTAGAAATTGCAATATCTAACTTAAAGGCAGATAATTTAAAGGAACTAATAAGTGTTGATGAgatatatcaattattaaacttAAACACTCGAACAAATGGTTCTTTGACAAATTtgaataacaataataatagctTGTTAGATGTATCCAACAGTAACGAGGGGACATTAACTCAACTAAGTCAAAACAATTCCAGTAATAATTTGCCCATTAGTAGTATGAACTCCAGCACTAACAACATAAACGGTAATACCAACAATAGTAACACTGGAAACGTTGTCGGTAGTGGCACTTCCAGTAAAGATGCCAGTAAGAATATTACGTTTATTTTGCAAGACGGATCAACCAAACGTGTGAATGTCACTGGTTGTTTTAATGCACAAGCAATTAAAAGAAGagttttgaagaaattaggGTTCAAACCCGATGAAGTCCAATTTGACACTTATGTCCATTCAGTCCCGCACGGTGTAGAGAATGTGTTGTATGGCAAAACTGAACCTACCATTACTTTACTATATGACGTTGAATTAGTTACAATCTGTTATTCACCAGAACGGTTAGAGAAATATCGTATAATGTTGGTGCCGAAAAACGAACCCCCTACACCAGCAGCCATTGAAACATCGAAAAAAATCATGTCCAAATATAAAAAGCAAGTTTCTGGATCTAAAGCCGAATTGCAAGAGGAAGTCAATCAACTTCATACCAAAGATGTTCAAGCACATAGATCAACCTTGAGGAATTTCTTTGGACAAAGACCTCCTAgtgaattgatttcatcGAATTTAGCAGAATATTTCCCTGACACAAGACAAAAAGATTTGGAACAAACAGTTAGAAACTCAGTTAGACATAGTGTTAGATTATCTCGAAGATTTAATTTGCCAGCAGGGGCATTTTCTTCTAGTGTGTATTCTCTTAATAAGAGACAGTCTATTTTGAGTAACTCAACTGGATTTCCTTCTAATCGTACTATGTCGATTTCTTCTGGTGAACAACAAAGTGGAATTTTCAATACCAGTGGaggtggtagtggtggaTTAAGAAGAGCACAAAGGACTATTGGGGATGTGATGGTGAATAGCATTACTGCTATTGACGAAGTTGTGAATTCAAACGATACATTCTCTGTATTTAATAAACCTTCAACGTCATTTTCACATCAATCAACACAACCATTAAATAATCATGATTCCAGGTCAATAATATCGTCAAAATCATTAAGTGGAGGCACTGCATTGCATAGAATTTCTATATCTCCGaattataatgataatcCTGCACATGACCGTCATTCcacaattgaattattgaacCCTTCTGATTCAGAAGGCGAAGATGGTGAAGAATATGGAGAATTTGGTACTTCCGATTTTGCTGGTTTGAGTTCTAGTTCTGGAGAGAATGGTCCACCTGAAAATTGGTTAAAAGGAGCTAGAATTGGTTCTGGTAGTTTTGGTACGGTGTACTTAGGAATGAATCCGTTTACAGGTGAGTTGATGGCGGTAAAGCAAATACCGTTAGTCAATGAGAAtggaaataataatacgGAAAATATGCAAAAATCAATGCAAGAGCAACAACGAGAAATGATGTTACTAAAGGAATTGAATCATGAGAATATAGTTCGATATTTTGGATCTACAACAGATGagaattttttaaatatatttttggaATATGTCCCTGGAGGTTCAGTTCAATCTATGTTAAACTCGTACGGGCCATTTGAAGAGCCGTTGATAAGAAATTTCATCCGACAAGTATTGATTGGATTGAGTTATTTGCATGGTGAAGATATTATTCATCGAGATATTAAAGGAGCTAAcatattgattgatatcAAAGGTACAGTCAAAATTGGTGATTTTGGTATTAGTAAAAAAGTTAGTGCTAtcgatgaagaagatgaagatttcAAAAAGACAGGAAAAAGAGCATCTTTACAAGGATCAGTATTCTGGATGGCACCCGAAGTGGTCAAGCAGACTACATATACCAAGAAAGCTGATATTTGGTCAGTGGGATGTTTGATTGTGGAAATGTTTACTGGTAGACATCCATTTCCAGAGTTGAGTCAAATGCAAGCTTTATTTAAGATTGGTAATCATATTACCCCGCAAATCCCTGAATGGTGTACTAATGAAgcaaaagaatttttaaagaaaacatttgagattaattttgaaatgaGACCAGATGCAATTGAGTTGTTAGCTgaacaatttttaaatccaTTGATTATGTcgaaacaataa